From the genome of Campylobacter concisus:
TATATCGCCCCTTGCAGGACCATCGCCAGTTATAAGGTGACCATTGTCATTTAGCTCAGGTAAAATTTTCACCTCAAGCCAAGGAATTCTTGGTGTTGGTATGCCATAAACATACTTTTTAGCAAATAAAAAATCCCCAACCAAAAGTGTGTTTTTCATCGAACCAGACGGGATCACAAAGGCTTGAGCCACAAAGAAAATGACAAGCAAAACGATGATAACCGTGCCTGTCCAGCTCGAGCAAAAGTCATAAAATTTAGTAAAAGCTCTCTTCATTATCTCACTCTTTAATTTTTTTTGCCTGTGCAGCAAGGATGGTGTTGTTTAAAAGCATGGCTATGGTCATAGGTCCAACGCCGCCAGGAACAGGCGTGATATATGAGCATTTTGGTGCGACCTCTTCAAAATCCACATCGCCCACAAGCCTGCCATCATCAAGTCTATTTATGCCCACATCAACGACTACTGCGCCATCTTTTACCATATCAGCCTTTAAGAAAAATGGCTTGCCAATGGCTGCAACTATGAGGTCAGCATTTTTGCAAATTTCTTTTAAATTTTTAGTCTTGCTATGTGTCACAGTAACCGTTGCAGAGGCATTTAGGAGTAAATTTGCCATAGGCTTGCCAACGATGTTGCTTCTGCCGATCACCACTGCATTTAGCCCAGCCACTTCTATGCCATACTCTTTTAAAATTTCCATCACACCAAGCGGTGTGCAAGGCACGAAGCCATCAAGTCCGCTAACAAGTTTGCCAACATTTACAGCGTGAAAGCCATCTACATCTTTTCGTGGATCGATCGCTGCGAGCACGACGTTTGTATCGATATGCTTTGGCAGTGGCAGCTGAACCAAGATGCCGTGGATGCTATCGTCTAAATTTAGCACGTTTATAAGGGCAAGTAGCTCGTTTTGGGTTGTATTTTCGCTTAGACGGTGAGCCACGCTTTTTATGCCGTATTCGTTGCAGGCTTTCTCTTTGGCTCTAACGTATGTTTGAGATGCTTTATCTTCGCCGACTAAGACGACGGCCAAGGTTGGCTCAACACCAAATTTCTTTAGCTCATCAGCTCTTACTTTTACGCTTTCTTTGACCTTTAAAGATACGGCTTTTCCGTCTAAAATTTTCATATTCGATCCTTACTTAAAAGCTTTTTTAATCACAAGGGTGGTATCATACCTAAAAATAAATTAAATTTTTAAAAGAGAGGTTTATGAGGTCTGTTTTTTTGATTTTGCTTTTTTGCGTGGCGATTTTTGGTGCTGATTTTATCACAAAAACCGAGTACGCCAAGATGCTATACCTAAATCCACGTGGCATAGGATGCGACAAATGTCACGGTGCAAAGGGCGAGGGTAGTCTGATATCCAAATACAAACACTTTGACAAAAAAACAAACAAAACGGTTGATGATGAGCTTAGAGCACCAAAGATAAATGATATAGATTTTGAGAGCTTTAAAGCCGCTTTAACAAAGCCAAAAGGTGTCATGCCAAGCTACTTTTTAACAGACGAGGAGACAACCATCCTTTATGAATACATCACGAATAAGATGAAAACTCCTTTAAAAGCAGCAAAAGCGCAAAATTTAAACAAGCCAGTTGATACTGATACGACGCAAAAACAGCCAGAGCAATCTGCTAAATCCGCCCCTGCTACAAAACCAGCTGAGTCAGCAAAAACTGCACCAGCTAAGCCAGCTGAGTCAGCAAAAACCGCCACTACGCAAGCACCAAAGTCAGCAGTAAAACCAGCTACAAACCCAAAAGATAATCAAAAAATAAATCTAAAAACACAAAATCAAAAGGATAAAAAATGACAAATAAAGAGGCATTTAGCGAAGCCAAAAAATATATCCCAGGCGGGGTAAATTCACCAGTGCGAGCATTTGGTAGTGTTGGTGGTGAGCCTGTGATGATAGATCACGCTAGGGGTGCTTATCTATACGACGTCGAGGGCAAAAAATACCTTGACTTTATCCAAAGCTGGGGACCGCTCATATTTGGTCACTGCGACAAAGATATCGAAGAAGCTATCATCTCTGCTGTAAAACAAGGCGTATCTTACGGCGCGCCATCTCCAAAAGAGACCGCTCTAGCAAAGCTAATATGCGATGAGTTTAAACAAATAGATAAAATTCGCTTCGTTAGCTCTGGCACAGAGGCTACCATGAGCGCTATCAGAGTGGCTAGAGGATATGCTAAAAAAGATGGACTAATAAAATTTGAAGGCTGCTACCACGGACACAGCGATGCACTTCTTATCAAAGCAGGAAGTGGCGCTACGACATACGGCAACGCTTCAAGCAGCGGCGTGCCACAAGATGTTGTGAAAAACACTTATCTAGCAGTTTATAACGATATAGAAAGCGTAAAAGCCATCTTTGAAAACAATAAAGACAAGATAGGCGTCGTCATAATCGAGCCTATCGCTGGAAATATGGGGCTTGTGCCAGCTGATAAGAAATTTTTAGAGGAGCTTAGAGCACTTTGCGATAAATTTGGAGCTGTGCTTATCCTTGATGAGGTTATGAGTGGCTTTAGAGCTTCTCGGTTTGGATCATATCCATTTCACGAAGTGGACGCTGATCTCATTACATTTGGCAAGGTTATAGGCGGAGGTATGAACGTCGCTGCATTTGGTGGCAAGGCTGAGATAATGGACTGCTTAAGCCCAGAGGGCGCTGTCTATCAAGCAGGCACGCTAAGTGGCAACCCAGTAGCGATGAGTGCTGGTATAGCGGCTATTTCTAAGATAAATAGCGATACAAATTTATATTCTAGACTTGAAAAACTAGCTAAAAAACTAATGGACGGCTTTAAAGAGGCTGCAAAGAGTGCTGGCATTACTATCCAAACTGATGTTCGTGGCTCTATGTTTGGCTACTTTTTTACAGATCACGCCGTAAAAAACTACGACGATGCGTTAAAGAGCGATACAAAGCTATTTGCTAAATTTCACCAAACGATGCTTAAGCGTGGAATTTATCTTGCACCTAGCCAGTTTGAGACTGGATTTGTCTGCGATGCGATGAGTGAAGCGGATATCGATCTAGCGGTAAGCGCAGCTAAAGAGGCGTTTTTGGAGATAAAAGCCTAATGGCAAAATTTAAGATAAAAGATATCGTAGCGGGTGCTGAGCAGCTAAGCCTTGGAGTTTCAATCGTAGTTGCGATCTTGCTTGGCACCGGACTTGGGTATTTTGTAAAAAAGGCTACAAATTTTACGCCAGCTCTTTGGATAGGCTTTGCTATTGGCATCGCAGCTGCCATTTTAAATGTCTATAAAGCTTACAAAGCACAGGTTAAAAGCCTAGATGAGCTAAAGGATGAGACTAGATATAAGGGCTATAAAAAAGACGATGATGACGAGGACGATTAGCAGGATTTTTATTTGCTACTTTGCGCTTTGGCTAGCCCTTAGCGTGGTTGGCAAATTTATATCAAATCAATTTTTTATAAGCTCACAAATTTCATTTTTTGCCTCGCTTATCATCCTAACGGCTAGCTTTTTTGCCTATAAAAATCGCATAAACTCAAGGCTAGAAAATGCAAGAGATGAAATTTTAGCCAAGATAGAAGAAGAGGATGAAGAGGATGAAGAAAATTTGCCCCAGAGGGAGGCAAAAGAGTTTAGCCTAAAAGATGAAAAAGCAAGGCTAAAAAAGCAGAAATTTTCATTTAAAGATAGAAGCTTTGTGGCAGCTTTTATGCCTTATCGCTTGGTTGCGTATGCGATACTTTTTTTTGGATTTATATTTTTAAAAAATGAAAATTTACTAAACGTGCCTGGCTTTTTAGTTGGGCTTGCTCCGATGCCAATTGGCGCATTTATTTTTGGGCTTATGGAGAATAAGTTTAATACCACAAAGGATACTGATGGCAAGTAGCTTTAGGATCATCCGCTCGATGGGACCGCTATTTTTGGGCATGAGTTTGCTTTTTATCGGAAATGGCCTAGTCATCGCATCTTGTAGCGCACTTCTTAAGCAAAATGGAGTGGGTGAGCTAGAGATTGGATTAATCAATACAGGCTTTTTTGTAGGCGCGTTAATTAGCACCATTACAGCTCACAGAGTCATCTCAACTACTGGCCACATAAGAGCCTTTGCCATCTTTTCAGCCATTTTTGCAGTCTCAGCTATGCTTCATGCGGTAAATCAAAATTTAGCATTCTGGGCGATCTTGCGTGCATTTTTGGGATATTGCTACTATGCGCTTTTGATGGTTATAGAAAGCTGGCTAAATGCAAAAATTCCAAATAAAATAAGATCTCGCGTGATAGCCTTTTATGAAGGCGTTTTTTACACAAGTTTTGGACTTGGCATTTTGATCTTGGCGCTTAACCTTAATACCTTTGAAATTTTTATCATAAGTGCAGCTTTTATCATGCTCTCAAGCATTCCTTTAAATTTGATCCGTATAAATCAGCCTCAAATCCCAGAGCGTCAGCCCATAAACATCCCAAAAATTTTTGGTATCGTTCCGCTTGCTCTTGTTGGCGCGCTCATTGCAGGCTTAGCAATAAATGGCTTTTTTTCGATGGCAAGCCTTTTTGTTTTGCTTCAAGGATACGGCACAAAAGAGGCATCGTTTTTTATGACGGTTGCGATGATCGGAGGCTTTTTAGCTCAAGTTTTTATCGGTAGTTTTTCTGATAGATATGGCAGAAGGCCAGCTATTTTGCTTTGTAGCAGCGTGGCTTTAATAAGCGCGGTTTTGTTTTTGCTAAATGGCAAAAATTTAACGATTGAATATCTACTTTCATTCTTTTTTGGAGCTGGAATTTTTTGCACATATGGACTTTCTTTAGCTAGAGCAAATGATGAGATCACAGACAAGACAAAGAGTGTGCAAGTCGCACGTGCTTTGCTATTTAGCTACTCTTTGGCTTCGCTTTTCTCACCGCTTCTTATGAGCTATGCGATGAAAATTTTTGGAGCATTTGGCTTTATCTATGTTTATTTGGTGCTTTTTGCTGGGCTTATTTTATTTGCACTAACGCAAAAGACAATACCACAGCACATGAGAAAAGAGTATAACGACAGGCTCGTTGCAAGGACGGCTGGTATCGCTACTATTGAGCAAAATGGAAATTTTGTCGATAGAAAAAATAAAAAGTAAAAAATGAACGTAGGAAATTCTTTGAATATATCAAATACTTCGGTTCAAACTGGACAAAATACTGCTCAAAATGTGCCAGTTCGTAAAAATGAAGGCTCGCTTTTTAAAAATCAGCCAAGCGTACAAACGCCTAGTGAGCAAAGCATTTCAGAGACACTTGATAATGTTGGGAAACTCGTTGCAAGAGTGCTTGATGATCTAAAAAGCGCTTCAAGTCTTAGCAAGGCTGAACAAATTTTATCTCAGGCAAAAGACACGAAAATCTCTCCAAATTTAGCCAGCGAGCTATCAGACCTTGCAAAAAGTTTAGAAGCAGAAGCAGCGCAAAATGAAAATAGTGAGATAAAGAGCCTTGCACTAAAGCTAAAAGAATTTCTAAAACCAATAGCCGATCTAAAAGCCGGCTCACTAAATGATCAGATCAAAAACTCAGGCGTAATGCTTGAAGCAAATTTAAAACACGCACTTAGCCCAGAGAAGCTTCCAAGCTCGGTTCAGAAGCTACTAAGCGATATAAAAAATCTCTCAAGCGGGAATTTACTAAATCAAATTTTAACCCTAAGTGATGAAAAATTAGACAATCAAAATTCTTTTTCAAAACTTGCTTCTATACTTGAAAAAGCGAGCAATGACGCAAAAAACATCCTTGATAACTCAAGCATAAAAACCCTTTTAAAAGATGTTGATAAGCTTGATAGTGTGGTTAAATTTTTAGATAAAAATTTTTCAAAAGATCAAAATGGCGAGCTAGTAAAAAATCAAATAGGCAAAATGCAAAATTTCATCTCAAATTTAAGCGAGAAAGTCGCAAGCCTAGCAAATGAAAAGCTAAATCAAAATTTTGGTTTTAGCCAAAATCACAAAGAGCTAAAAACTATCCTTGATAGCATAAAAAACGATCTAAAAACGCTAAATAATATAGGCGATGAAGCAGGGCTTGTAAAGGCATTTAATGAGATGAGCGATGTTTCAAAGGATGGTAGCTTGCAAGATAAGCTCCAAAGCGCGGCGAGGCGTCTTGCTCATAGCCTAAGTCTTGCTGATGCTAAGGCAAGTTTGGCTAAAAATGAACTAAGTGAGAGCAAGGCGCTTTTAAAACAACTAAATCTCGCTACAAACGATATAAATAATATTACGACTAAAAATAGCAACGAAATTTCAAAGGTGCTAAGCCAAGATATAAAAAGTACACTTTTAAATATCAGTGAAAAGAGTCAAAATCCGCAAAGCGTAAATGCTGCAAATAAGATGATTTCGCAGATCGAGATGCATCAAATGATATCAAGCCTTCAAGGCGGGATCCAAACTTATATGCCTTATATTTGGGACGGCGTTGAGGGTGGAAATATCGCATTTAAGCAAGGCAAAAAGGATAAATTTTACGCTCAGATCGATCTAAATTTTAAGAAATTTGGACAGATAAATGTGATGGTTGGACTTATTGATAAAAGGTACATTGATCTCTCGGTAGCTACGCAAACAAATGAGTTTAAGGAGCTAATCCTCTCAAACTCTAGCGAATTAAAACAAGCAATATCAAAGCTTGGACTTATAGTTTCAAACTTTAATATAAAAACTTTGTCAAAAGTGAAGCTAAATGATAGATTTAAAAAATTTGGTGGCCTTGATGTGGGCTTTGATAAGAAAATTTAATGCAAGTAAATAAGAAAAAAGCAGTAGCTCTTGGCTACAACAGATCTAAAGATAATGCTCCAAGAGTGCTGGCTAGTGGCGCTGGTGAGATAGCAAATAGAATAATTGATCTTGCAAAAGAACATGATATACCGATCAAAGAGGATCCTGATCTTATTGAAATTTTAAGCAAGGTTGAAGTTGATCAAGAAATTCCACCAAATTTATATAAAGCTGTTGCTGAAATTTTTAGCTTTTTATATAAGATCACAAAGAAATGATCTATAAATTTGCTTAAAAATTAGCAAGGCATATAAAGAGTGGCAGGGATATTGACGATATACAAAAAAAGTGGCGTAAGCTAAATATTAAATTAAAATTTTAAAGGCTATTTGTGGCACAAAAATTAATATTAATAGGGGCATCTACTGGCGGGCCTGGACATTTAAAAAAGTTATTAAAAAACGTAAAACTAAATGGAGCTATCATCGTGATAGCCCAGCACATGAATAAAATGTTTATAAATTCTTTTGCTATGCAAATAGGAAAAGAGTGTGGCTTGGATGTTGAAATTTTAAATGAGAGGAAAATTTTAAAAGAAAATACCGTATATGTCTGCGAGCAAAATGTAGTGGTGTCGCCAAATTTACCAATCAGTGCAAAGCCAAATACGGAAGAAAAGACTATATATACGCCAAATGTTGATGTGTTGTTTAAATCTGGAGTTGGAATTTGCAAAAGCGCAAATGTCTTAGCTATCTTGCTAACTGGCATCGGAGATGATGGTGCATCTGGGCTTGATAAGCTTTATAAGGCTGGAGCAAAATGTATAGCTGAAAATGAAGAGAGCGCGATAGTTTATGGTATGCCAAAACGTGCAAAAGAGCTAAATCAAAGCTTAAAATCATTAAATCTAACTATGATAAAAAAAGAGCTGGAGGATTTTTTAAATGCTATTAACTAATGACGCAAAAGATACAAAAACAATGCAAACAAATACTTCACAAGATATGGATAGTTTTAATGAATTTATGAACGTTATCAAAACCCTTTGCGGAGTTGATCTGGAGCCAAAAAGAGATATTACATTGCAGCGAATTACCATTTTTATTAGAGATCGTCAGATAAAAAGCTTTAAAGATCTTGTTTCGATGATAAAATATAACTCAAGCTTGCGACAAGACATTTTAAATCTAGTAACTGTAAATGAGACTTATTTTTATAGGGAGTTGCCTCAGCTTAAAGATGTGATCTATTACGCAAAGGAGCTTGGAGGAGCTAGAATTTTGTGTGCTCCTTGCTCTACTGGAGATGAGTCATATTCGCTTGCGATGCTTGCTTATGAGATGGGATTTAAACAGCATGAAATTTCAATCGTAGGTATAGATATAAACTCAGAAGCCATAGCAAGCTGTCAAAATGGTATTTTTAGTGAGAGGAGCTTGCATAGATTAAGCGATTTTCAAAAAGAGAGATTTTTTACAAAAGTCGATGATAAATTTAAGATAAAAAAAGAAATTTTACCAAGGTGCGAGTTTAAAATTTTAAATGTTTTTGATGATGCTATTTTTAATCTAGGAAAATTTGATATCGTGCTTTCAAGAAATATGATGATCTATTTTGATGATGATTTTAGATTAAAATGCGTTGAGAGGCTTCATAAGTTGCTTAAGCCAGATGGTAGGCTTTACGCTGGGCACGCTGATCTTGTGCCTTACACTCCAGCTTATGAAAAGCGCTTTTCAAATGGAACTACCTACTATCTAAAAAAATAAAAATTTGCCAAGTCGCCTTTTAACTTGGGCGACTTAATTTAAAATCAATCACTTTATTTTGTAGCTTTTTAATACGATGTGATAGTAAAAAGCTCCTACAAAAAAGAGGCTTCCCATAAAACTCGCAATCATCTCAACGCTAAGTCCAATATCATAAAGCAGACCAATGATAAATGAAATGAGAGCGCTAAAGCCAAGAAAAACCATATCGTTATATGCAATCACTCGGCCATAAAATTCTTTTTTGCAGTTTTGCTGAAGCATCGTATAGGTGTAGCTCCAAAGACTTGATGTGCAAAATCCAGCGAAGATAATGCCAATAAGCGATAGATAAAAATTCCAAAGCGATAAAGCCCAAATGATAATACCAAGACCTTGACCGATATATACGAAAATAAGCGTATTTTTATTTATAAATTTGCTAAGTATGGCTGGAGCAAACATAAGTGAAATGGATCTTGAGGTATTTAATAGTCCTATAACTAGCGATGTTGAGAGTAAATTTGCATATTTGTAATCAGCCAAAAGTGCGATCAATGCGTCATAAGCGGTAATGCCAACAAAGGCGTGCAAGAATATAAGATGCACGATGAGTCTATTTTCTTTTAGATATTTAAGCCCATTTTTGAGCATTTTTAGAGGCTTTTCTATAAATTCTGGCTTTAGACCTTGTAAATTTAAAAAATATAAAAATCCAAAGCTAAAAATGTATAGTATGCCATCAAGCAAAAATGCGCTTTTTATCCCAAAAAAATGTATATAAACTCCCGCTAGCCCCATGCCAGCGGTGTATGAGACTGCCAGATGATAGAGTGGATCTCATTTGCGAGTTTGAGATTTTCTTTGCTTAAAATTTTTGGCAGTACGCTCATCTCTACTTGAAAATACATTCCGCCAGTGCCATTTCTAACAAAAATAATAAGTAAAAGTAGCCATAAAAAATCAAGTGAGTCTATAAAAAGAAGCATGAAAACGCTTATCGTCTCAACTGCCATCATGATGACAAGCATTGGTTTTGGGCTAAATTTATCAACTAAAATTCCACTAAATGGAGCTATGACAACACCTGGGATAAATGCCATCGCTGCACTTAGCGTAATTGCCCAAACAGGAGCGTCAAGCTTGATAAGAAGGGTAAAAATACCTGTGTGCGAAAACCATACGCCAAAATAGCATATAAGCTGAATGATGCTTAAGAGGCGAAAATTTTTCTCTTCTTTTAAAAGTTTAAGATATTCTTTCAACTTATTGATTCCACATTAGCGTTATTTGCTCTATCTTTGTTTCATCTGGTATATCGTTTAGGCTTGTTATATCTTTGGCAAGTGGATTTTTTAGTGTGATTAACATATCGTGGCTATCTATTTTTAGATAGATATTGTTTTTGTCACTACTAAATTTAGAGATAACAAGAGAATTTTTTATATCTTTGAAATTTGATTTAAGGCTGATATTTTCTGGAGTTTTAAACTCGTTTGAGTAAATTTCAATGCTTGTGATAATGCCATTTAGCAAGGTGTATTCAAAAATTCTTTCATTTTTGTTTGTTACGATGTAGCTGTTTTCTTTTTTTGTGTTATCCCGTTTTATGTTTTTTGAGCCATAAATTTTTATCACATCTCTATTTGCTGATTCGTTTGTCAGCTCTGCAAAAAAGCCTTTGCCAAAGAGATTTTTTTGATCTTTATCTTTTTTATATCGTCCACTTATGTGAGCATTTTTACAAATTTTATCGTTTGCTACTAGAAAAATTGCATTATTTATCCTATGTATGCTTAGGGCAATGCCTTTTTCATCTAAAAGGTAAAAAATTCCTTTATCGTAAAGTAGCTCCGAACTAAACTCGCAAAGTGGCGAGCCATTTTTTAATGATGAATAAAAACTTATTTTCGCACCATTTTTGCTTGGTACGATTACAATGTCTAAAAAGTTATCTTTGTTTTTAAATTTATAAAATTTAGCAAAAAAACTATCTTTGTAAGTTTTATTTACCGGCTCGAAATTATAAATTTGAGCTAGCACGCCAACTCGCTTATTTTTCTTGTCATCAAGCTGAAGAAGTGAGTTTTTATTTAGCACAAAGTAGCTAAGATTGCCATTTTCATCTTTTAAAATGATAGCACTATCATCAACATCAAATGTGCCGTTTTTTTCAACCGAGCTTACTTCTTTATCTATAGTAAGCATTGTTTTTGTGTAGGTTTTATCTTTATTTAGCGTAATGATAGTTTTTATGCCTTCGCAGTTTGGGCAAGGCAAAATAGTGTGAAAACTACTATAAATTGAGTTTGGAAGTATTAGCTTTTCTGACTTTTTGGGTGTATTTGCCTGAACTAACGGCTTGTCTTCTTTTACTGTATTTTGTGTGCTTTGTTTTGGCTCTAAATTTTCATTTTTTGCGCAGCCAAGGATGAAAAATGAGATAAGTATGGCAAAAAGATATTTCATTTGCAACTCCTTAAAAATTGCAAAATTATATCATTTTGCCTTTAAAATTTATTTTACGCGTTTAAAGATGTATTTATCTTTTAGCTCGCCAGTGACCTCTTTTTGATCCATATCTAGCATTTTTAGGTTCTCGCCTTCTATTTTATAAAAGCTCTTTTCTTTATACTCATCAATCGTTGTTATCACACCATTTTCGATTGAGTATTTGCCTTTGCTAACGGCTTTGTAGTTGTCTTTTGACTTATAGTCCATCACACTTTCAAATGTGCCGTCCTTTTTTAGTATAAGGGTTGAGTCTATGCCCATGCAGCTAGCGCAAGGTAAAAATGCCTTGTAAGTGCCCTCGATGCTGCTTACTGGAGCCATGCAGCTACCTTTTACTTCACATTTGCCTTGTGGGACGTTTGCGTTTTGGCTAGATGAGGCACAACCTGCCAAAAGTAGAGCCGCACTTAGTGCAAATATAAAATTTTTCATGCTAATCCTTTTTGAAAATAAAATTTAAAATGTATTATAATACTTAAGAAAATAACAAATTATAAATTAAAGGAGTAAAAATGCAAATCGAAGCATTTGGCGTTTTAGTCGTAGTTCTGGTTATCTTTGCGTTCTTGTTTTTAAAGGCTGGTATCAAGATCGTCTCACAAGCTGATAATCTACTCATTGAGCGACTTGGCAAATTTCACAAAGTGCTTGATGGCGGATTTCACATAATCATACCATTTGTCGATCAAATAAGAGCGATAATCACCGTAAAAGAGCAGCTTGTAGACATCACAAAACAGCAAGTCATCACAAAAGATAACGTAAACATAAGCGTCGATGGTATCGTCTTTTTGAAGGTCTTTGATGCAAAAATGGCGGTTTATAATGTAGATAACTACAAGCGTGCCATAGCAAATTTAGCCATGACTACGCTTCGTGGCGAGATAGGCGCGATGAATCTTGACGATACACTAAGCTCACGTGACCGCCTAAATGCCGCACTTCAAGTGGCTCTTGGCGACGCTGCTGGCAACTGGGGCGTAAAGATTATGCGTGTAGAAATTTCTGAAATTTCTGTTCCACTTGGCATCGAAGAGGCGATGAATATGCAGATGAAAGCTGAGCGTGAAAAACGTGCGATCGAGCTAAAAGCCTTGGCTGAAAAAGAGGCTTTAATCCGCAATGCCGAAGCACTAAAACAAGAAAAAGTGCTTCAAGCAGAGGCGATTGAGCGTATGGCTGATGCGAAAAAATACGAGCAAATCGCTATCGCAACGGCTCAAAAAGAGGCCATGGATATGATAAATGACAGCATGAGCAAAAACGCAAATGCGGCTGAATTTCTGCTAGCGCGCGATAGAGTTGGGGCATTTAGTGAGCTAGCTAAAAATAGCTCAAAAGATAAAATTTTAGTCCCTTACGAGGCGACTGAGCTTATTGGTTCACTTAGCGTTTTGAAAAATTTCCTAGCTAAGGATAAGGCGTGATCAGCCCTTTTATAATGATAGCAATCGGTGTGGTTTTGTGCATCACCGAGTTTATCTTTTTCTCATTTTATTTGCTATTTTTTGGCATAGCTTTTATCGTAGTTGGAGCTATAAATTTTGGTTTTAGTTTTGCTTGGAGCTATCAAATTTTAATTACAGCTGCGATTGCGATTGTACTTCTTGTGCTTTTAAAAGCGCCGTTAAAGAGTAAATTTATATCCAGAAAAGAGAGCTTTAACGAGGAATTTTTAGACGAAGCCGGAGTTGGTGAGATCAGAGAAAATATGGTCTATTTTAAAGGCACTCTTTGGAAATATGACGGAAATTTAGCTAATGGAGAGAAAGTGACGGTTCTTGGCACCAAAGGTGACAAGGTGATATTAAAATAAAAGTGCCAAATGGCACTTTTACTATTTTGCGTGAGCTGGGCAGCCTGCTGGCATTTGCTCATGCATCGCCCCTTGCATGCCATGATATGGGCAGCCTGGCATATTTTCTTGCATCATTTTTTGATGATGAGCACATCCGCAACTTTCTCCTTGTGGCTCAGCCGGCTTTGGCTCGTTTTTAGCACAACCAACTAAAAATAGTCCGCAGATAACGGTAAATATCACCTTTTTCATAACTCGCTCCTTTAAAGAATTTCTCACATTTTAGCCTTTAAAAATTAATTTTTCATAACGCCTGATTTATCATATTTAAAAGCATTTTTGGCTAAACTTTCGCCCAAAAATAAGCAAAATAAAAGGTTAAATTTGAAAAGACTTAGTGTAAATGAGGCTATCGATCTTATAGAAAATGCACCGCTTCACGAGCTTGGCAAGATGGCGCTAGCCAGAAAAAAAGAGCTTCATCCAGAAGGCATTACGACCTTCATCGTAGATCGCAACATCAACTATACAAATGTTTGCTGGGTGGATTGTAAATTTTGCGCATTTTACCGCCACGCAAAAGAAGAAGACGCTTATGTGCTAAGTTTTGAGGAGATCGGCAAGAAGATCGAGGAGCTAATCGCCATTGGTGGTACGCAAATTTTATTTCAAGGTGGCGTTCATCCAAAGCTAAAGATCGAGTGGTACGAGGAGCTTGTAAGCTACATCAGCAAGCACTATCCAAGCA
Proteins encoded in this window:
- a CDS encoding flagellar hook-length control protein FliK — encoded protein: MNVGNSLNISNTSVQTGQNTAQNVPVRKNEGSLFKNQPSVQTPSEQSISETLDNVGKLVARVLDDLKSASSLSKAEQILSQAKDTKISPNLASELSDLAKSLEAEAAQNENSEIKSLALKLKEFLKPIADLKAGSLNDQIKNSGVMLEANLKHALSPEKLPSSVQKLLSDIKNLSSGNLLNQILTLSDEKLDNQNSFSKLASILEKASNDAKNILDNSSIKTLLKDVDKLDSVVKFLDKNFSKDQNGELVKNQIGKMQNFISNLSEKVASLANEKLNQNFGFSQNHKELKTILDSIKNDLKTLNNIGDEAGLVKAFNEMSDVSKDGSLQDKLQSAARRLAHSLSLADAKASLAKNELSESKALLKQLNLATNDINNITTKNSNEISKVLSQDIKSTLLNISEKSQNPQSVNAANKMISQIEMHQMISSLQGGIQTYMPYIWDGVEGGNIAFKQGKKDKFYAQIDLNFKKFGQINVMVGLIDKRYIDLSVATQTNEFKELILSNSSELKQAISKLGLIVSNFNIKTLSKVKLNDRFKKFGGLDVGFDKKI
- a CDS encoding bifunctional methylenetetrahydrofolate dehydrogenase/methenyltetrahydrofolate cyclohydrolase (catalyzes the formation of 5,10-methenyltetrahydrofolate from 5,10-methylenetetrahydrofolate and subsequent formation of 10-formyltetrahydrofolate from 5,10-methenyltetrahydrofolate), whose amino-acid sequence is MKILDGKAVSLKVKESVKVRADELKKFGVEPTLAVVLVGEDKASQTYVRAKEKACNEYGIKSVAHRLSENTTQNELLALINVLNLDDSIHGILVQLPLPKHIDTNVVLAAIDPRKDVDGFHAVNVGKLVSGLDGFVPCTPLGVMEILKEYGIEVAGLNAVVIGRSNIVGKPMANLLLNASATVTVTHSKTKNLKEICKNADLIVAAIGKPFFLKADMVKDGAVVVDVGINRLDDGRLVGDVDFEEVAPKCSYITPVPGGVGPMTIAMLLNNTILAAQAKKIKE
- a CDS encoding type III secretion system protein, with translation MQVNKKKAVALGYNRSKDNAPRVLASGAGEIANRIIDLAKEHDIPIKEDPDLIEILSKVEVDQEIPPNLYKAVAEIFSFLYKITKK
- a CDS encoding arginine biosynthesis protein ArgJ; this translates as MAKFKIKDIVAGAEQLSLGVSIVVAILLGTGLGYFVKKATNFTPALWIGFAIGIAAAILNVYKAYKAQVKSLDELKDETRYKGYKKDDDDEDD
- a CDS encoding MFS transporter encodes the protein MASSFRIIRSMGPLFLGMSLLFIGNGLVIASCSALLKQNGVGELEIGLINTGFFVGALISTITAHRVISTTGHIRAFAIFSAIFAVSAMLHAVNQNLAFWAILRAFLGYCYYALLMVIESWLNAKIPNKIRSRVIAFYEGVFYTSFGLGILILALNLNTFEIFIISAAFIMLSSIPLNLIRINQPQIPERQPINIPKIFGIVPLALVGALIAGLAINGFFSMASLFVLLQGYGTKEASFFMTVAMIGGFLAQVFIGSFSDRYGRRPAILLCSSVALISAVLFLLNGKNLTIEYLLSFFFGAGIFCTYGLSLARANDEITDKTKSVQVARALLFSYSLASLFSPLLMSYAMKIFGAFGFIYVYLVLFAGLILFALTQKTIPQHMRKEYNDRLVARTAGIATIEQNGNFVDRKNKK
- a CDS encoding glutamate-1-semialdehyde aminotransferase (converts (S)-4-amino-5-oxopentanoate to 5-aminolevulinate); this encodes MTNKEAFSEAKKYIPGGVNSPVRAFGSVGGEPVMIDHARGAYLYDVEGKKYLDFIQSWGPLIFGHCDKDIEEAIISAVKQGVSYGAPSPKETALAKLICDEFKQIDKIRFVSSGTEATMSAIRVARGYAKKDGLIKFEGCYHGHSDALLIKAGSGATTYGNASSSGVPQDVVKNTYLAVYNDIESVKAIFENNKDKIGVVIIEPIAGNMGLVPADKKFLEELRALCDKFGAVLILDEVMSGFRASRFGSYPFHEVDADLITFGKVIGGGMNVAAFGGKAEIMDCLSPEGAVYQAGTLSGNPVAMSAGIAAISKINSDTNLYSRLEKLAKKLMDGFKEAAKSAGITIQTDVRGSMFGYFFTDHAVKNYDDALKSDTKLFAKFHQTMLKRGIYLAPSQFETGFVCDAMSEADIDLAVSAAKEAFLEIKA